Proteins from a single region of Chrysemys picta bellii isolate R12L10 chromosome 9, ASM1138683v2, whole genome shotgun sequence:
- the P2RY14 gene encoding P2Y purinoceptor 14 gives MSNSSVNASGNNCTNSSIITTHVIPVAYGFIFIGGILLNGVAAWIFLHVPSKKSFVVYLKNIVVADLLMSLTFPFKILSDSEIGPWQLNIFVCRFSAVIFYLNMYVGIIFFGLIGFDRYYKIVKPLLTSFVHTVNYSKIISVVIWALLMFLSFPNIILTNQHPTEKNSRKCVTFKSELGLQWHKASNYICLGIFWTVFLLLIIFYSAITRKIYSSYRKFRRNSTVTKEKINRNIFSIMFVFVICFVPYHLCRLPYTLSQTGSQFSCQSSKNLYYGKEFTLLLSAANVCLDPIIYLFLCKPFREKLYQKLHLKLTTSGEIENSRSRRSNTT, from the coding sequence ATGTCCAACTCAAGCGTAAATGCTTCAGGAAACAACTGCACTAACAGCTCAATAATAACTACTCATGTCATTCCAGTGGCTTATGGATTTATTTTCATAGGAGGAATCCTGTTAAACGGTGTAGCAGCATGGATTTTTCTACATGTTCCTAGCAAGAAAAGCTTTGTCGTCTATCTCAAGAACATTGTTGTTGCCGACCTTCTTATGAGTCTGACTTTCCCCTTCAAAATTCTTAGTGATTCAGAAATTGGGCCTTGGCAGCTCAACATTTTTGTCTGCCGATTTTCTGCTGTTATTTTTTACCTAAATATGTACGTTGGAATAATATTTTTTGGCCTCATAGGGTTTGACAGATACTACAAAATTGTAAAGCCTCTGCTTACCTCCTTTGTTCACACAGTTAATTACAGCAAGATTATCTCTGTAGTCATATGGGCATTGCTCATGTTTTTATCATTTCCAAATATTATTTTAACTAATCAACATCCTACAGAGAAGAATTCCAGAAAGTGTGTAACTTTTAAAAGTGAGCTTGGTCTACAGTGGCATAAGGCTTCAAACTATATTTGCCTAGGAATTTTCTGGACTGTGTTTCTTCTGTTaatcattttttacagtgcaataaCAAGAAAAATATATAGTTCCTACAGAAAGTTCAGGAGAAATTCAACAGTAACTAAGGAAAAAATCAATCGCAATATATTCAGCATCATGTTTGTATTTGTCATTTGTTTTGTGCCATATCATCTTTGCAGACTTCCATACACATTAAGTCAAACTGGGTCTCAGTTCTCCTGTCAGTCAAGCAAAAATCTGTACTATGGAAAAGAATTTACTCTGTTACTGTCCGCTGCAAATGTGTGCCTTGatcccattatttatttatttctctgtAAGCCCTTTAGAGAAAAGTTATACCAAAAACTGCATCTCAAGCTGACAACTTCAGGTGAAATAGAAAACTCTAGATCCAGAAGGTCAAACACTACATGA